A part of Desulfobacter sp. genomic DNA contains:
- a CDS encoding PLP-dependent aminotransferase family protein: MRSQNNFRYVALADEIQEGILAGKFRPGEKLPSLRQLHNRLGLSVTTIHQAYIELEKRGRVEAREKSGFYVRPLHTLPLPRPLRHQGSPHPSRVSINDLAETILSDLNAPDMLQLGAAVASRELLPLKQLARITKTMTMDELEKGMGTYDPPAGSPELRRALAARMLGQACTVGPDDIITTNGCLEAVSLCLRAVAGPGDTILVESPVFHCFLQLMEDLNLYVIEMPGCPETGMDPYAFEKIVTSHKIRACLLNTNFQNPLGSVMSPGAKLKVLNIAHAQGLPIIEDDIYGDIYFGSKRPSTFKSLDTQGMVLYCSSFSKNLAPGLRTGWTVPGKFREKVLRLKLNSKLACPGIHHRAAARFLDSGAYDRHLRRLRNQIKNQASVLSIALANHFPENIRVTFPRGGMVLWIELDRSVDTMEIYQQARHQGISILPGRICSSTDRYSHCLRLNCGVKWGPDLEKGIAILGRLVRAAYKKKSID, encoded by the coding sequence ATGAGATCCCAAAACAATTTCAGGTATGTGGCACTGGCCGATGAAATCCAGGAAGGCATCCTCGCCGGCAAATTCAGACCCGGGGAAAAGCTTCCTTCACTGCGGCAGCTCCACAACCGTCTGGGCCTGAGTGTCACCACCATCCACCAGGCCTATATTGAACTGGAAAAACGGGGCCGGGTGGAAGCCAGGGAAAAATCCGGTTTCTATGTCCGTCCCCTGCACACCCTGCCCCTGCCCCGGCCCCTGAGGCATCAGGGCAGCCCCCACCCGAGCCGGGTCAGCATCAACGATTTGGCCGAGACCATCCTGTCGGACCTCAATGCCCCCGATATGCTCCAACTGGGGGCAGCGGTTGCGTCAAGGGAACTTCTGCCCCTGAAACAGCTGGCCCGGATCACCAAAACCATGACCATGGATGAACTTGAAAAGGGCATGGGCACCTATGACCCGCCGGCCGGTTCGCCTGAACTCCGCCGGGCCCTGGCCGCCCGGATGCTGGGCCAGGCATGTACCGTGGGCCCCGACGATATTATCACAACCAACGGCTGTCTGGAGGCAGTCAGCCTCTGCCTGAGGGCCGTGGCCGGTCCAGGGGACACCATCCTGGTTGAATCCCCTGTTTTTCACTGCTTTCTGCAGCTTATGGAGGATCTGAACCTCTATGTGATTGAAATGCCGGGATGTCCGGAAACCGGCATGGACCCATATGCCTTTGAGAAAATTGTCACCTCCCATAAGATAAGGGCCTGTTTGCTCAATACAAATTTCCAGAATCCCCTGGGCTCGGTGATGTCCCCTGGGGCAAAGCTAAAGGTACTGAACATTGCCCATGCCCAGGGCCTGCCCATTATTGAAGATGATATCTACGGGGACATCTATTTCGGATCAAAACGTCCTTCAACCTTCAAAAGCCTTGATACCCAGGGTATGGTACTCTATTGCTCTTCCTTTTCCAAAAACCTGGCCCCGGGTCTGAGGACCGGCTGGACGGTGCCGGGAAAATTCAGGGAAAAGGTGCTTCGCCTCAAGCTCAATTCAAAACTGGCCTGCCCCGGAATCCACCACAGGGCCGCAGCCCGGTTCCTGGACTCAGGCGCCTATGACCGCCACCTGAGACGGCTGAGAAACCAGATTAAGAACCAGGCCTCGGTCCTTTCCATTGCCCTGGCCAACCACTTTCCTGAAAATATCCGGGTAACCTTTCCCAGGGGGGGAATGGTTCTCTGGATAGAGTTGGACAGGTCCGTTGACACCATGGAAATCTACCAGCAGGCCAGACATCAGGGCATCTCCATCCTCCCCGGCCGAATCTGTTCCTCCACGGACCGCTACAGCCACTGCCTGCGGCTCAACTGCGGCGTCAAATGGGGACCTGACCTTGAAAAGGGAATTGCAATTTTGGGCAGGCTGGTCCGGGCTGCATATAAAAAAAAATCAATCGATTAA
- a CDS encoding class I SAM-dependent methyltransferase, with protein sequence MTKIDFQFLNTIKGFMHDEEVVRLYDVALEASAMGPLLEIGSYCGRSAAVIGQACRENSGILYSIDHHRGSEEQQPGEEYFDPDLYDGAVLGVNTLPLFRQTLERAGLEDTVVPIVSSSATAGRMWCTPLAMVFIDGGHSYEAARTDLTTWAPRLMPGGYLVIHDIFFNPEEGGQPPRQVYEEARASGLYEELEMTKTLGVLRRKKE encoded by the coding sequence ATGACGAAAATTGATTTTCAGTTTCTGAACACCATCAAGGGATTCATGCACGATGAAGAGGTGGTGCGGCTCTATGATGTCGCCCTGGAGGCATCGGCCATGGGCCCCCTGCTTGAAATCGGCTCTTACTGCGGCCGGTCCGCAGCCGTCATCGGACAGGCCTGCAGGGAAAACAGCGGGATTCTGTATTCCATTGACCACCACCGCGGGTCGGAAGAACAGCAGCCCGGTGAAGAATACTTTGACCCTGATCTTTATGATGGGGCCGTTTTAGGGGTGAACACCCTGCCGCTCTTCCGGCAGACCCTGGAACGGGCCGGACTGGAAGATACGGTGGTGCCCATTGTTTCCTCTTCGGCCACTGCCGGCCGGATGTGGTGCACGCCGCTTGCCATGGTCTTTATAGACGGCGGCCATTCCTATGAGGCTGCCCGAACGGATCTGACCACCTGGGCCCCCCGTCTCATGCCCGGGGGCTACCTTGTGATCCATGATATTTTTTTCAATCCCGAGGAGGGGGGGCAGCCCCCCAGGCAGGTCTACGAAGAGGCAAGGGCGTCCGGCCTCTATGAAGAACTTGAAATGACGAAAACCCTCGGGGTGCTGAGGCGGAAAAAGGAATAG
- a CDS encoding proline dehydrogenase family protein, which translates to MLNKIISQALPYFPQKFIWQFSKNYIAGESTQDAIDASKALNREKTMVTLDILGEFIQNMHQAKANRDEYIDLIDTIEQTDVIGNYSLKPSMFGLLIDKETCFEYMRDMVKRAASYDNFIRIDMENSPCTDDTIEIFRKLKKEFPRNVGLVLQAYLKRTRQDIESMLDLKSDEAELNFRLCKGIYVESPSIAYKDYHEINAHYLEDLEFMFQNGVYPAIATHDKPLIEGAQKLIEKYEVPKNKYEFQMLYGVTPKQRQKLVDAGHPVRVYVPFGEQWFGYSTRRLKENPAMVSHILKAMLGRG; encoded by the coding sequence ATGTTAAATAAAATTATCAGCCAAGCCCTTCCCTATTTTCCCCAGAAATTCATCTGGCAGTTTTCCAAAAACTATATTGCCGGTGAAAGCACCCAGGACGCCATTGATGCCTCAAAGGCCCTGAACCGGGAAAAAACCATGGTCACCCTGGACATTCTCGGAGAATTCATCCAGAACATGCACCAGGCCAAGGCAAACAGAGATGAATACATTGATCTCATTGACACCATCGAACAGACCGATGTCATCGGCAACTACTCCCTCAAGCCCTCCATGTTCGGCCTGCTGATAGACAAGGAAACCTGTTTTGAGTACATGCGTGACATGGTGAAGAGAGCGGCATCCTACGATAATTTTATCCGCATTGACATGGAAAACTCTCCCTGCACAGACGACACCATTGAAATTTTCAGAAAACTGAAAAAGGAATTTCCCAGGAATGTGGGCCTTGTTCTCCAGGCCTACCTGAAACGGACCCGCCAGGATATCGAAAGCATGCTGGATCTCAAATCCGATGAGGCGGAACTCAATTTCAGGCTCTGCAAAGGCATCTATGTTGAATCCCCCAGCATCGCCTATAAAGACTACCACGAAATCAACGCCCACTACCTTGAAGACCTTGAGTTTATGTTCCAAAACGGCGTCTACCCCGCCATTGCAACCCACGACAAGCCTCTGATCGAAGGCGCCCAGAAACTCATTGAAAAATATGAGGTGCCCAAGAATAAGTACGAATTCCAGATGCTCTACGGGGTCACCCCCAAACAGCGCCAGAAACTTGTGGATGCCGGCCATCCTGTCCGGGTATATGTCCCCTTCGGAGAACAATGGTTTGGTTACTCCACCCGGCGCCTCAAAGAGAATCCGGCCATGGTCAGTCATATCCTCAAAGCCATGCTGGGCCGCGGTTAA
- a CDS encoding methyltransferase domain-containing protein, whose amino-acid sequence MITMDFNRLDIRPGDRVLDIGCGEGRHTVRICQEKGAVCTGADFGFDNLVTTRGKLEFHQAIEDLSCRDWNLSCMDITAMPFDNESFDVVLCSEVLEHIPNDDAAIDELARIVKPGQTLAVSVPRAWPEKICWQLSDEYFNANMGHVRIYNKNELMDRIRERGFSFTGAHFAHSIHSPYWWLKCLVGPNRTDSAAVNLYHRLLVWDLMKKPKLTTWVDRLLNPVLGKSVVMYFKKH is encoded by the coding sequence ATGATTACCATGGACTTTAACCGGCTGGATATCCGCCCCGGGGACCGGGTGCTGGACATCGGCTGCGGCGAAGGCCGCCACACCGTGCGCATCTGCCAGGAGAAAGGCGCTGTCTGCACCGGGGCCGACTTCGGGTTCGACAACCTGGTCACCACCCGGGGGAAGCTGGAATTCCACCAGGCCATTGAAGACCTTTCCTGCAGGGACTGGAACCTCTCCTGCATGGACATTACGGCCATGCCCTTTGATAATGAAAGCTTTGATGTGGTCCTCTGCTCGGAAGTCCTGGAGCATATCCCCAACGATGATGCCGCCATTGACGAGCTGGCCCGAATCGTAAAGCCGGGGCAAACCCTTGCCGTCAGCGTCCCCAGGGCCTGGCCCGAAAAAATCTGCTGGCAGCTCTCCGACGAGTATTTCAATGCCAACATGGGCCATGTCCGGATCTACAATAAGAATGAACTCATGGACCGGATCCGCGAGAGAGGATTTTCCTTTACCGGTGCCCATTTTGCCCACAGCATCCACAGCCCGTACTGGTGGCTTAAATGCCTGGTGGGCCCCAACCGGACCGATTCCGCCGCCGTAAACCTCTACCACCGCCTCCTGGTCTGGGACCTGATGAAAAAGCCGAAGCTCACCACCTGGGTGGACAGGCTGCTCAACCCGGTGCTGGGCAAAAGCGTGGTCATGTATTTTAAAAAACATTAA
- a CDS encoding ankyrin — protein sequence MTEKICPTCKGKKVLVGNCECNAEWRTNDPEDVADDCVCEPDQKCPDCAGTGVIQE from the coding sequence ATGACCGAAAAAATATGCCCCACCTGTAAAGGAAAAAAAGTGCTTGTCGGCAATTGTGAATGCAACGCGGAATGGCGGACCAACGATCCGGAAGACGTGGCTGATGACTGTGTCTGCGAGCCGGACCAGAAATGCCCGGATTGTGCCGGCACCGGCGTTATTCAGGAATAA
- a CDS encoding ribonuclease J produces the protein MLKIIPLGGLGEIGLNMMVVEYGDVMFIIDAGLMFPEDYMLGVDIVIPAMDYLRENREKIEGIILTHAHEDHIGALPYLLREIRLPVYGTPFTLEIARNKLVEFDLNTHVDLNVVNPGEVLTIEPFDIEFIRVSHSTVDGVGLAINTPEGVVVHTGDFRISHSGDKMKNTDISSFARWGEQGVLALMSDSTNVEVEGYTMSEQEVAKNLGKLIAAAPGRVIVALFASNVFRIQQVIDMARRNNRKVVFNGRSMEQITDAAMRLGYITCPPGMIVDIKQIHKLPPDEVAIITTGSQGEPMSALARMASGVHKHINIRKGDTVILSSKHIPGNEKAISNIINKLYRRGAEVVYSKVAQIHASGHAHQEELKLMINLTRPEYFIPIHGEYRHLVVHARLAEKLGLERHNVIVAEDGQVIAFDEDKGGRIEGKVQTGRILVDGKGIGDVGRSVLKERRELSEGGLVVVTMIIDEETGVVLYGPELVSKGFVFDSATGYLVDDAQCVILEIVEEYEAGLESRVELIRKKLQRALKQYFAFAINRRPLIVPIIIEV, from the coding sequence ATGTTAAAGATCATACCGCTCGGGGGGCTGGGTGAAATCGGCCTGAATATGATGGTGGTGGAGTACGGGGACGTCATGTTTATCATCGACGCCGGGCTCATGTTTCCCGAAGACTATATGCTGGGGGTGGATATCGTTATCCCGGCCATGGATTACCTGCGGGAAAACCGGGAAAAAATAGAGGGCATCATCCTCACCCATGCCCATGAAGACCATATCGGGGCGCTGCCCTACCTGCTCCGTGAAATCCGCCTGCCCGTCTACGGCACCCCTTTTACCCTGGAAATCGCCAGAAACAAACTGGTGGAGTTCGACCTGAACACCCATGTGGACCTCAATGTGGTCAACCCCGGAGAGGTGCTCACCATTGAGCCCTTTGACATTGAATTTATCCGGGTGAGCCATTCCACGGTGGACGGCGTCGGGCTGGCCATTAATACCCCTGAAGGGGTGGTGGTCCATACCGGGGATTTCAGGATCAGTCACTCCGGGGACAAGATGAAGAATACGGATATCTCCAGCTTTGCCCGGTGGGGAGAGCAGGGGGTGCTGGCCCTGATGTCCGATTCCACCAATGTGGAGGTGGAAGGGTATACCATGTCCGAACAGGAGGTGGCCAAGAACCTGGGCAAACTCATTGCAGCGGCCCCGGGTCGGGTCATCGTGGCCCTGTTTGCCTCCAACGTTTTCCGCATCCAGCAGGTCATTGATATGGCCCGGCGCAATAACCGCAAGGTGGTCTTCAACGGCCGGTCCATGGAGCAGATCACCGATGCGGCCATGCGCCTGGGATATATCACCTGCCCGCCGGGCATGATTGTGGACATCAAGCAGATCCATAAACTGCCCCCCGACGAGGTGGCCATCATCACCACCGGCAGCCAGGGAGAGCCCATGTCGGCCCTTGCCCGGATGGCCTCGGGGGTGCACAAGCACATCAATATCCGGAAAGGGGATACGGTGATCCTTTCCTCCAAACACATCCCGGGCAACGAAAAAGCCATTTCCAATATCATCAACAAGCTCTACCGGAGGGGGGCGGAAGTGGTGTATTCCAAAGTCGCCCAGATCCATGCCTCGGGCCATGCCCACCAGGAAGAGCTCAAGCTGATGATCAACCTCACCCGGCCGGAGTATTTTATCCCCATCCATGGGGAATACCGGCATCTGGTGGTCCACGCCCGCCTGGCGGAGAAACTGGGCCTGGAACGGCACAACGTCATTGTGGCCGAAGACGGGCAGGTCATCGCCTTTGACGAGGACAAGGGCGGCCGCATAGAGGGAAAGGTGCAGACCGGCCGGATCCTTGTGGACGGCAAGGGCATCGGCGATGTGGGCCGGTCCGTGCTCAAGGAGCGCCGTGAGCTGTCCGAAGGGGGGCTTGTGGTGGTCACCATGATCATCGACGAGGAAACCGGTGTGGTGCTTTACGGGCCGGAACTGGTCTCCAAGGGGTTTGTCTTTGATTCGGCCACCGGATACCTGGTGGACGACGCCCAGTGCGTGATCCTGGAAATCGTTGAGGAATACGAGGCCGGGCTGGAATCCCGGGTGGAGCTGATCCGCAAAAAACTCCAGCGCGCCCTGAAGCAGTACTTTGCCTTTGCCATCAACCGCCGTCCCCTGATTGTGCCCATTATCATTGAGGTCTGA
- a CDS encoding glycosyltransferase family 4 protein, producing MNTFHKTGLRIGLISYRSNPHCGGQGVYIRHLSHALSDLGHQVEVIAGPPDPQLDIGPMDNIKLSMLQTLDLYNPEDLFRTPSLDELKDPVNLIEWLDISAMGYSEPLTFGMRVKRYMKDRTRSLDIIHDNQTLAYGILSLAGSMPVTATIHHPMTVDRRLAVQSTRSFWKKLKALRWYSFIGMQKRVARRMPAIITVSDSSKRDISREFDIPESNFRTIPIGIDMDNFYPLDHVKKIPGRLIVTNSADTPLKGLYHLLHALDRLVKKGREVSLTVIGTPKKDGGIENLVKKLDLGPHIDFTGRIDHQRFVREYARSQVAVVPSMYEGFGLPVGEAMACRIPVISTTGGALPEVAGDAAKLVPPGDARALEKAIEELLDDEKQRETLAQKGYERVQSEFTWEKTAIKTAAVYQEVIDDYHGL from the coding sequence ATGAATACATTCCATAAAACAGGATTACGCATCGGACTGATTTCATACCGGTCCAATCCCCATTGCGGGGGCCAGGGGGTTTACATCCGCCACCTCAGCCATGCATTGTCCGACCTGGGCCACCAGGTAGAAGTGATCGCCGGGCCGCCGGATCCCCAACTTGACATCGGCCCCATGGACAATATCAAGCTGTCCATGCTCCAGACCCTTGACCTTTACAATCCCGAAGATCTGTTCAGGACCCCCAGCCTGGATGAACTCAAAGATCCGGTCAATTTGATTGAGTGGCTGGATATTTCCGCCATGGGATATTCCGAGCCCCTGACCTTCGGCATGCGGGTGAAACGGTATATGAAGGACAGAACCCGCAGCCTGGACATCATCCATGACAACCAGACCCTGGCCTACGGCATCCTCTCTTTGGCGGGGTCAATGCCCGTCACCGCCACCATCCACCACCCCATGACCGTGGACCGGCGTTTGGCTGTGCAGAGCACCCGGTCATTTTGGAAAAAGCTCAAGGCCCTGCGGTGGTACTCCTTCATCGGGATGCAGAAACGGGTGGCCCGGAGGATGCCTGCCATTATCACGGTGTCCGACAGTTCCAAAAGAGATATTTCAAGGGAGTTTGACATCCCGGAGTCAAATTTCCGGACCATCCCCATCGGCATTGACATGGACAATTTTTACCCCCTGGACCACGTCAAAAAGATCCCGGGGCGGCTCATTGTAACCAACAGTGCAGACACTCCCCTCAAGGGACTTTACCATCTTCTCCATGCCCTGGACCGGCTGGTCAAAAAGGGACGGGAGGTCTCCCTCACCGTCATCGGCACGCCAAAAAAGGACGGGGGCATTGAAAACCTGGTTAAAAAACTGGATTTAGGACCCCACATCGACTTCACCGGCCGCATCGACCACCAGCGGTTTGTCCGGGAATATGCCAGGTCGCAAGTGGCCGTGGTCCCCTCCATGTACGAGGGATTCGGCCTGCCCGTGGGGGAGGCCATGGCCTGCCGGATTCCGGTGATTTCCACCACCGGGGGCGCCCTGCCCGAAGTGGCCGGAGACGCGGCAAAACTGGTTCCCCCCGGGGATGCCCGGGCCCTGGAAAAGGCCATCGAAGAACTCCTGGATGATGAGAAACAGCGGGAGACCCTCGCCCAGAAAGGGTATGAACGGGTGCAATCCGAATTTACCTGGGAGAAAACCGCCATAAAAACCGCAGCCGTATATCAGGAGGTGATTGATGATTACCATGGACTTTAA
- a CDS encoding DNA translocase FtsK 4TM domain-containing protein gives MKKELYGIFLFFLIILTAVSLFSFHAADPCVGNHFFEVPKKIHNLFGLVGAHTAGLFVYLFGIGSLWVPLVLSLLGLWYLKGKSARVIWLTLVGGLMLMVSTGSIFYLFRDAYRFSNTLMPAGGVVGTAVTGFLLKYANITGCIIVLAFVVVVGFVLATGISVKAVVLLLRDKAAALMRTMQKDMAEALAYMKTQGVKMREARKSARIERAERAEQARELDAKPRELPEKTTKRKRKKKETVPVVVPEPVEGRGDVSVDDLFAPNIVEVERDDREYMADPALEDIRERPDFVLPKLSFLDEKAKVRRHVDTQILQEKAKILEEKLKDFNVRGEVVEILPGPVITTFEYRPAPGIKLSKIVGLSDDLALALSAISIRIVAPIPGRDVVGIEIPNDEREQVNLREMVASKEFVTSDSLLTLGLGKDLLGQPVATKMDKMPHLLIAGATGTGKSVGLNSMIISLLYKASPDQVKLIMVDPKRIELSVYNDIPHLITPVVTDMKKATNALFWAVKEMERRYELLELSGLRNIGQYNEMVKEKLAAAGPGADPDELMGAAGVPLETLPYIVVIVDELGDLMMVASKDVEYALTRLAQMARAAGIHLIIATQRPSADVLTGTIKANFPTRISFQVSSKIDGRIIIDQGGAESLLGNGDMLFCPPGTGKLMRIQGAYISEKEIGRVTGFIKEQRKPDYNEEVTMGDGQDEEKSFDESEYDAKYDEAVALVTKDRQASISYVQRRLRIGYNRAARLIEMMEHEGIVGPQIGSKGREILVKSYDEN, from the coding sequence ATGAAAAAAGAACTCTACGGCATTTTCCTCTTTTTTCTGATTATCCTGACAGCGGTAAGCCTTTTTTCCTTTCACGCGGCAGACCCCTGCGTGGGCAACCATTTCTTCGAGGTCCCCAAAAAGATCCACAACCTGTTCGGCCTGGTGGGGGCCCATACGGCCGGGCTTTTTGTCTATCTTTTCGGCATCGGCTCCCTCTGGGTCCCTCTGGTCCTCTCCCTGCTGGGCCTCTGGTATCTTAAGGGAAAATCTGCCAGGGTGATCTGGCTTACCCTGGTTGGCGGCCTCATGCTCATGGTTTCCACCGGTAGTATCTTTTATCTGTTCAGGGATGCCTACCGGTTTTCCAACACCCTGATGCCCGCCGGCGGCGTGGTGGGCACGGCGGTGACGGGGTTTCTTTTAAAATATGCCAATATCACCGGATGCATCATTGTGCTGGCTTTCGTGGTGGTGGTGGGATTCGTCCTGGCCACCGGCATTTCCGTTAAAGCGGTGGTGCTGTTGCTCCGGGACAAGGCCGCAGCGTTGATGCGGACCATGCAAAAGGATATGGCCGAGGCCCTTGCATATATGAAGACCCAGGGCGTAAAGATGCGGGAAGCCAGGAAATCGGCAAGGATAGAGCGGGCCGAACGGGCGGAGCAGGCCAGGGAACTTGATGCAAAGCCCAGGGAGTTGCCTGAAAAAACAACGAAAAGGAAGAGAAAAAAGAAAGAAACGGTCCCGGTGGTGGTGCCTGAACCCGTGGAGGGCAGAGGCGATGTTTCCGTGGACGACCTTTTTGCCCCCAATATCGTGGAGGTGGAACGGGATGACAGGGAATATATGGCCGATCCGGCCCTTGAAGATATCCGGGAGCGGCCGGATTTCGTTCTGCCCAAGCTCTCTTTCCTGGATGAAAAGGCCAAGGTCCGCCGCCATGTGGATACCCAGATCCTTCAGGAAAAAGCGAAGATACTTGAGGAGAAACTCAAGGATTTCAACGTCCGGGGCGAGGTGGTGGAAATCCTGCCCGGCCCCGTGATCACCACCTTTGAATACCGGCCGGCGCCGGGAATAAAATTGTCAAAGATCGTGGGCCTTTCCGATGACCTGGCCCTGGCCCTCTCCGCCATTTCCATCCGTATTGTGGCCCCCATCCCCGGCCGGGATGTGGTGGGCATTGAAATCCCCAATGACGAACGGGAACAGGTCAACCTCAGGGAGATGGTCGCTTCCAAGGAATTTGTCACCTCAGATTCCCTGCTCACCCTGGGACTGGGCAAGGATCTTCTGGGGCAGCCAGTGGCCACCAAGATGGATAAGATGCCCCACCTGCTCATTGCAGGAGCTACCGGCACGGGCAAGTCCGTGGGGCTCAACTCCATGATCATCAGTCTGCTGTACAAGGCCAGCCCGGACCAGGTCAAGCTGATCATGGTGGATCCCAAGCGGATCGAGCTTTCCGTATACAACGACATCCCCCATCTGATCACCCCGGTGGTCACGGATATGAAAAAGGCCACCAACGCATTGTTCTGGGCGGTGAAGGAGATGGAGCGGCGGTATGAACTCCTGGAGCTGTCCGGGCTGCGGAACATCGGCCAGTACAATGAGATGGTAAAGGAAAAACTGGCCGCGGCCGGGCCCGGCGCCGATCCCGATGAACTCATGGGTGCGGCCGGGGTCCCCCTTGAGACCCTGCCGTATATCGTGGTCATCGTGGACGAACTGGGGGATCTCATGATGGTGGCCTCCAAGGATGTGGAATACGCCCTCACCCGCCTGGCCCAGATGGCCCGGGCGGCGGGCATTCATCTTATTATCGCCACCCAGCGCCCTTCGGCGGATGTCCTCACCGGCACCATCAAGGCTAATTTTCCCACCCGGATCTCCTTCCAGGTCTCTTCAAAAATCGACGGCCGGATCATCATCGACCAGGGGGGGGCAGAAAGCCTTCTGGGCAACGGGGATATGCTTTTCTGCCCGCCGGGCACGGGCAAGCTCATGCGGATCCAGGGGGCCTATATCTCGGAAAAGGAAATTGGCCGGGTCACCGGGTTTATAAAGGAACAGCGTAAACCCGACTATAATGAAGAGGTTACCATGGGAGACGGCCAGGACGAGGAAAAAAGCTTTGACGAATCCGAGTACGATGCCAAGTACGACGAGGCCGTGGCACTGGTCACCAAGGACCGGCAGGCCTCCATCTCCTATGTCCAGCGTCGTTTGCGCATTGGCTACAACCGGGCCGCCCGGCTCATTGAAATGATGGAACATGAAGGGATTGTGGGGCCGCAGATCGGCTCCAAAGGCCGTGAGATACTGGTGAAAAGCTATGACGAAAATTGA
- a CDS encoding response regulator transcription factor gives MLVFTGDKGFVERLQAILGERKIKAVADKAAMPYMAKGSEMMILDLETGFSPDAGFQGSAPAFSCPCLALSNVPEYEEAARLLRYGIRGYGNKYMQGENFRQALSVVASGQMWLIPSILNQFIQNMALPAGNTAGGEGSRFWDQVSKREKEVAGLVAKGLSNQEIAEAMYVSLRTVKAHLTNIFRKTGCRDRMELALKVNRLK, from the coding sequence ATGCTGGTGTTTACAGGCGACAAGGGGTTTGTTGAAAGATTGCAGGCAATTCTGGGGGAGCGTAAGATCAAAGCCGTAGCTGATAAGGCGGCTATGCCCTACATGGCAAAGGGAAGCGAGATGATGATCCTGGATCTGGAAACAGGGTTTAGCCCCGATGCCGGATTCCAGGGCAGCGCCCCTGCTTTTTCCTGCCCCTGTCTGGCCCTGTCCAATGTACCTGAGTATGAGGAGGCCGCCCGGCTGCTCCGGTACGGGATCAGGGGATACGGCAATAAATACATGCAGGGGGAAAATTTCCGCCAGGCCCTTTCGGTGGTGGCGTCGGGACAGATGTGGCTGATTCCTTCCATCTTAAACCAGTTTATCCAAAACATGGCGCTGCCTGCCGGAAACACGGCCGGGGGGGAGGGCAGCAGATTCTGGGACCAGGTTTCCAAGCGGGAAAAGGAGGTGGCCGGCCTTGTTGCCAAGGGGCTCTCCAACCAGGAAATTGCCGAGGCCATGTATGTTTCACTGAGAACCGTTAAGGCCCATCTGACCAATATCTTCCGGAAAACCGGCTGCAGGGACCGCATGGAACTGGCCCTGAAAGTGAATCGTCTGAAATAA
- a CDS encoding ChaN family lipoprotein gives MRTLIILAALIPLAYSCATAPKAVKRSDPLIGKIIKGTTGKEISYDHLLDALAAADVIYLSEKHDNPMHHAAQQRIISDLADSGRSPILGFEFFPVKDTPLLLNLMDSKKAGHSPDIEKAVETRMRQKLGWEDQSDTMWSFYWNLLTLARDKGLTAGGLDLVPSLKRRITRKGIQGITPLEKTQIFSTGLNDPAYKTHMTGIFKNVHCGMDHGRMTDRLYDTWLARNDRMALSITELHRTRAKGTGPVVVIMGNGHTEYGLGVMDRVRHLSPDISQVNLAMTEISREPADLAAYLAPLDLQDHPPAPPGDFLWFTQRVSYEDPCLKFRKALEKMRKKKME, from the coding sequence ATGCGCACCCTAATCATCCTGGCCGCCCTGATCCCCCTGGCCTATTCATGTGCCACCGCCCCCAAGGCAGTGAAACGCAGCGATCCTTTAATCGGAAAAATTATAAAGGGCACCACCGGGAAAGAAATATCCTACGACCATCTGCTGGACGCCCTGGCCGCCGCCGACGTTATCTATCTTTCCGAAAAACACGACAACCCCATGCACCATGCCGCCCAGCAGCGGATCATCAGCGATCTGGCCGATTCCGGCCGCTCCCCCATTCTCGGTTTTGAATTCTTCCCGGTGAAGGACACCCCCCTCCTTTTAAATCTCATGGATTCAAAAAAGGCTGGACACTCCCCGGACATTGAAAAAGCCGTGGAGACCCGGATGAGACAGAAACTGGGCTGGGAAGACCAATCCGACACCATGTGGTCCTTTTATTGGAACCTCCTGACCCTGGCCAGGGACAAGGGGCTGACCGCGGGAGGCCTGGACCTTGTGCCGTCACTGAAACGGCGCATCACCCGCAAAGGCATTCAAGGCATCACGCCCCTTGAAAAAACGCAGATATTTTCCACCGGCCTCAACGATCCGGCGTACAAAACCCATATGACCGGAATTTTCAAAAATGTCCACTGCGGCATGGACCACGGCAGAATGACTGACAGGCTATACGATACCTGGCTGGCCAGAAATGACCGCATGGCCCTGTCCATTACAGAACTCCACCGCACCAGGGCAAAAGGAACCGGCCCGGTGGTGGTGATCATGGGCAACGGGCATACTGAATACGGGCTGGGGGTCATGGACAGGGTGCGCCATTTAAGCCCGGATATTTCCCAGGTCAACCTGGCCATGACAGAGATCTCCAGGGAACCGGCAGACCTTGCCGCCTATTTGGCCCCGCTGGATTTACAAGACCACCCCCCTGCCCCGCCCGGAGACTTTCTATGGTTTACCCAGCGGGTTTCTTACGAGGATCCCTGTCTTAAATTCAGGAAAGCGCTGGAAAAAATGAGAAAAAAGAAAATGGAATAA